In one Methanobacteriaceae archaeon genomic region, the following are encoded:
- a CDS encoding sugar phosphate nucleotidyltransferase — protein MIMQAVILTAGEGTRMRPLTLTRPKTMLPVGGKPILQYNVEALRDAGITEILLIVGYHEEMVKEHFENGEKLGVQINYITQKERLGTAHAIGHCQDFIKEDFVVLNGDIILDPELLRELIENYQTSSPDTMMVLTEVEDPSPFGVVEIKNGQITKIIEKPPRDEAPSNLINTGIYVFNQDILSIIEETELSPRGEYEITDSLQMQIDEGKSIKGFITHKKWIDVGRPWELLEINEEFLTNLEEKIEGHIEKGVNIEGRIVLGKNSVIRSGTYIQGPVYIGEDCDIGPNSYLRSNTYLGNQVSVGNAVEIKNSIIMDHSNINHLTYVGDSIIGSNCNLAAGTNIANLRFDDGTVKMSVKDGRVDTGRRKLGVVFGDGVKTGINSSFNPGVKVGMNSAIGSGTVIYQDIDSDKIVLVKQEYQIIDKQ, from the coding sequence ATTATTATGCAAGCCGTGATTCTTACAGCCGGAGAGGGAACTAGAATGCGCCCTTTAACCTTAACCCGACCCAAAACCATGCTTCCAGTAGGTGGAAAACCCATACTACAGTACAATGTAGAAGCCCTTCGAGATGCAGGAATAACTGAGATACTACTCATAGTCGGTTATCATGAAGAAATGGTTAAGGAACACTTTGAAAATGGGGAAAAATTAGGTGTCCAAATTAATTACATCACCCAAAAAGAGCGTTTAGGTACGGCCCATGCCATAGGCCACTGCCAGGACTTTATAAAAGAGGATTTTGTAGTATTAAATGGAGACATAATCCTTGATCCAGAACTTTTAAGGGAATTAATAGAAAACTATCAGACCAGCTCTCCCGATACCATGATGGTATTAACCGAAGTGGAAGATCCCAGCCCATTTGGTGTGGTAGAAATTAAAAATGGACAGATAACAAAAATCATAGAAAAACCGCCCCGTGATGAAGCCCCTAGTAATCTAATTAACACCGGCATCTATGTTTTCAATCAAGATATTCTCTCTATAATAGAAGAAACTGAGCTTTCCCCTCGAGGCGAGTATGAGATAACTGATTCTCTACAAATGCAAATAGACGAAGGAAAAAGCATTAAAGGGTTCATTACACATAAAAAATGGATAGATGTGGGAAGGCCCTGGGAACTTTTAGAAATTAATGAAGAATTTCTGACAAATCTGGAAGAAAAAATTGAGGGCCATATAGAAAAAGGAGTTAATATTGAAGGTAGGATTGTTTTAGGTAAAAACAGTGTTATTCGCTCAGGTACCTATATTCAGGGGCCAGTTTACATTGGAGAAGACTGTGACATTGGACCCAATAGTTATTTAAGAAGCAACACCTATTTAGGAAATCAAGTAAGTGTAGGTAATGCTGTGGAAATTAAAAATTCTATTATTATGGACCATAGCAATATAAATCACCTTACTTATGTGGGAGATTCCATAATAGGATCGAACTGTAACCTTGCTGCGGGTACCAACATCGCTAATCTCCGTTTTGATGATGGAACAGTGAAAATGAGTGTTAAAGATGGGAGAGTGGACACTGGCCGGCGAAAATTGGGTGTAGTATTTGGTGATGGAGTGAAAACAGGGATTAACTCCAGTTTCAATCCTGGAGTAAAAGTAGGGATGAATTCTGCTATTGGATCTGGAACCGTT